Below is a genomic region from Sutterella megalosphaeroides.
TTCGTGTGAAAAACAAAGCCCCGAAACGCACGAGCGTTCCGGCGGCGGCTCCGACAACCATCAGATCGATCAGTCGCGGAGTATTTTCGAAACGTTCGGCCGTCGTCCGCCTCGTCCGTCGTGCGTGCGGTTGCAAAATTTCACCACAGCCCGTCGTCCGCAGGCATTAAACTGCCAGGCTCCGAAAAGTCCTCAACTATACCAAATTTCGAACGGCGCTACAAACCCAGAGCGCCCGAAATTTTCGAGTTTCGAATGTCGCTCATCAAGTCCGCCGCCACGATTTCCGGCCTCACCCTGGTGTCCCGCATCACCGGGGTGATCCGAGACATGCTGATCGCCCGCTATTTCGGTGCGTCTGCGGAAACCGACGCGTTCTACGTTGCGTTTCGTCTTCCCAACATGCTTCGACGGCTCTTTGCCGAAGGGGCCTTCCAGCAGGCGTTCGTGCCGATGCTCTCCGACGTGCGCGAGCGCGAAAGTCCCGAGCGCGGCGCGGCCTTCGTCGACCACGTCTTCACGATTCTCGGTGCGGCGGTGCTGGCGGCAAGCGTCCTGGGGGTCCTCTGCTCGCCGCTGCTCGTCTGGGCGATTGCGGGCGGGATGAGCGAAAACGGCGAGGCCTTCGATTTGGCGGTCGCGCTCACGCGCTTCATGTTTCCCTACATCGCCTTCATGAGTCTCGTGGCGTTGGCGGCGTCGATCCTCAATACGCTTAAGCACTTTGCTATTCCGGCGGCGACGCCCATCCTTCTCAACCTCTCCTTCATCGGCTGCACGATCCTCGTCGCGCCCCGCTTGGAGGAACCCATCTGGGCGTTGGCGGGTGCCGTCATGCTCGGGGGCGTGTTGCAGCTCGGAGCTCAGTGGGTGGCGCTTGCGCGCCTCGGCGTGCGGCTACGGCCGCGTGCCTTCGGCACGAGCCTGGCGGACGCGGACGTGCGGCGCGTTCTGAAGCTCATGGTGCCCGCGCTCTTCGGCGTAGGGGTTGCGCAGCTTTCGATTTTGATCAACACCAACATTGCTTCGCATCTCGGGCACGGCGCGGTGACGTGGCTCAATTACGCCGACCGCCTGATGGAATTCCCGACGGCGCTTTTGGGTGTCGCGCTCGGAACGGTTTTGCTCCCGGGTCTTTCCGCCGCCTTTGCGAAAAACGATCTGGAGCGCTACAACGGTCTGCTCGACCACGGGTTGCGTCTCGTCGTTCTCGTGGGGCTCCCCGCGAGCGTCGGGTTGTGGCTTACGGCAGACGCGCTCGTTGCATTCCTCTTTCAGGGGCGCAATTTCTCGCCCGAAGACGTCCGTCAAACCGCGACCGCGGTCGTGGGTTACAGCGCGGGCCTGATGGGGCTCATCGCCTTGAAGATCGTGGCCCCCGCCTTTTACGCCCGCAAAGACATCCGAACGCCCGTGCGCGCGGCCTTCGCGTCGCTTGTGGTCGTACAGCTCGTCAACCTCGCGGCCGTGCCCCTTCTCGCGCACGCGGGGCTTGCTCTGTCGGTGGGGCTCGGGAGTTGCGTCAATGCCCTGACGCTCCTCGTTATTCTCGGAAAGCGCCGCATCTACAAGCCCCTTGCGGGCTGGGGCGTCTACGCGTTGCGGGTATTCCTTGCAACCGCCCTCATGGGGGCGGCCCTTTACTGGGTGCAGGACGGACAGGACTGGACGCAGCTCGGTTGGGCGTACCGTGCGCTCGGGGTGGCGCTGCTCGTCGCGGGCGCGGCGGTGCTCTACTTCGGGGTGCTCTTCGTCACGGGCTGGCGCCTGCGGGATCTGCGCCCGGCGAAGAACTGAACGCCGCAACCGGCTTAACCCGACGAGCATTGGAAAGGCCGCATTCCCGGTGGGGATGCGGCCTTTGATCATCCCGGTCCGTCCGAGGCTTTCGGATTCAGCCCGGAAGCTTTCGGAGGTCGGAGCGTCGGATGTCAGAGCGCGCGGGCGCTCTTCACGTCGAGTTCGATCACGGTCCCGAGGCGTTCGCGTTCGATTTCGGCCGTGATTTCAACGGGGGCGTCCTTGCGGATGTGGCTCCAGTTGCGGTCGTCGTCGAGTTCGGCCACGATCGTGCCCGTGTCGTCCGTGAATTCGAACTTTTCACGCGAGAGCTGCTTCGTGAAGCGCCCCTTCAGAACCACGTGCTGGTCGTCGTAGCCGTTCTTTTTCACTTCGGCGACGGTCTTCGGGACGTTCACGGGATCGAACCCCTGAGGACCCGCGGGCACGGCGGCGTTCTGGGGCGCGGGGTCAAACCCCTGCGGGGCGGCCTGAAGCGCGGTGACGCCTGCGAAGAGCGCGAAGGCGGAGACGATGGAAACGGCGGTTTTCTTCGTAAGCATGGCGTACTCCTTGGAAGAGGAAATCGGTTGTCGTTGCTCGTTTTTTCGTTTGTCGGGAGAACTTTCCCCGACCGTTGAGGAGAGTGTAGGAAACGAAACTTAGGAGAAACATAGAGGTTGAATTTCCTCGAATAAAACGCAACCGACCGCATCGACCACGTCGACATCCCCGACCGAGTCGGTCGCCGAGAGCCTGCGGATGTCGCGTAGCGGCGGCTCTCCGAAAAGCCCCTTGTAGTCGCGCACGAACTACGACGAGCTTTCGTACCCGACCGCAAACGACGACCCCGCGACGTTCATGCGGTGCGAAAGCAGAAGCTTTCTCGCTTCGTAGAGCCGCACGCGTTTACGAAACTGCACGGACGAGTGGCCCGTAAATCTTCGGAAATTCGTGTGGCACTTCCCCTTCTATTGGTACTCGGTGCCCGCTCTCATGAAGACGTGGATGGATGCCGTTCTGACGCGAGGTTTCGCGTTCGGTACGGGCGGCACGGCGCTTCACGGCAAGAAGCTCGTTTTGTCCTTTACGACGGCCGCTCCCGCCGAAGAGTACGTGCGAGGGGGCGGCATGGGCTGGCCCGTCAAGGATTTCCTACCGCTCCTGATGCAGACGGCGCGCCTCTGCGGGCTGGAGATGCTGACGCCCATCTGGACGTGCGGCGCCATGTACGTTCCGGGCGTGAGCACCGAAGACGACTTGCGCCGCGTCCTTGAGGCGGCCGACGCGCACGCCGAGCGTCTCTCGGCCGAAATCGAATCGGTTGAAAAGTCCGCCTGAGAAGGAAAAGCCATGCAGTACCTTGTCAACGTGTGATTCACGACCGTGAAGCGGCGCCGCCCCACATCCCCGGTCACATCGCCTACCTGAACGCCTACCTCGAATCGGGCGACATTCTCTGCTTCGGCGGTTACGAAGACGGTACGGGCGGCATGATGATCGTGCGGGCCGCTTCGCCCGAAGCGCTGAGAAGCTCCTCGCCGTCGACCCCCTCAAGGATGCGGGTTGCGCTGAGGTGGGCCGCGAATCGATGCGGCTTGAGCCCGGCGTTCGCGTGCTCTACAGCCTTCAGGCAAAGAAGGATCCGACGTCGTTTGCGATCCTTGAAATCTACGAAAGCGAAGAGGCCTATCGGCATCACATCCGGACGCTGCATTTCCGCAAGTACAAGGAGGGAACGGCCGACATGGTGACGAGCCTCGAACTCGTCGACTGCGATCCGCTCGTCCCCGAAGCGCTCATCAAACCGTAAGCCCTGCTGCAAGGTCGGGTCCGAAGCCCTGACCCAAGAGCTCATGCAAGGCCGCCCCGGTTACGTCCGGAGCGGCCTTCGTGCGTCGAAGATCCGAAGGCTCTTCGGTCCGGCCGATTGCGCAAACGGCAAAGTTTCTTTGCCCGCCGCGGTCTGGTGAGCCTCGGCTGCGTCCTCCTACACTCGGTGTAAATCTCGTGCGGACCCATTGACCCGGGGGCCGCACAACCGACCAGAAAAGGAGAACGCATCATGACTCGACTCACCCGCTCGGCCTCGGCGGCCGCCCTCGCGCTCGCGATTTTCGGAATGTTCGGAACGGCCCAAGCCGCCGACGTTGAAGTCTACGGTCGTCTCGACACGGGCTTCCTTTATACGATCAACCACGGCGACGCGCAGGACACGGCGGAAATGACCTCGGGCCGCTCCACCGGGTCCCGTTGGGGCCTAAAAGGCAGCGAAGCGCTCACGAACGACGGCTGGGCCGTCCACTTCGTTCTGGAGTCGGGCTTTGACTCGGATACGGGCGAATTCTCAAGCTCAGGAAAACTCTTCGGTCGGCAGTCGACGCTTTCGCTCTACCACCGCTCCTACGGCGAACTCGCCTTCGGCCGCTCCGGGAAGCCCATGTCGGGCTCCGACCAATTTACCCGCATCGGACGCTTTACGCCGTTCGGCGTCACGTACGGTGACGCGGGTCTGCTTTTCTACGGGAAGGGCGGGCGCGTCGACAACGGTATCTTCTACCAGTCGCCGAAGCTCGCGGGCTTTCGTGTCGTCCTCGCGGGCTCGCTCAATACGAGCGGCACCGAGGCCGAAAAGTGGAACGACAACAACCGCTTCCTCGGCGGCACCGTTGACTACACGTACGGGAACTTCGGCGTGATGGTCGGGGCGGAACGTATCTTCATGAGCGACGAAGATTACGCCGACAACGACGACGCCGATCCGACGACGCTCTTCGTCGGTGCGAAGTACGATTTCGGCTTCATGGAGCTTATGGGCGGCTACCAGCGCGGCTGGGGGCTCGACCGCGTCGGCGCTTTGCAGAGCATCAAGATCGGCAAGCACGGCGAAGTCGCGAAGAACGCGCAAATCAAGGATTGGGACGGCAACAGCTACATGATCGGCGCACGGATTCCCGCGTGGGGCGGCTCCGTTCGCTTGAGCGGCATCTACGTCGAAGGCGAAAACAGCCGCAACATCGCGAACAACAACGTGGGCGACCTCGGTCGGGATGCGGGCTACTACGCGCTCGGCGCGGGTTACATTTATCCCTTCAGCAAGCGCACCAACGTCTACGGCGTCCTTTCGCACCTCGAAGGGCGCAAAGGGCTCGCGAAGGACTACAACATCTACAACGGCGACGGGGACCTCGACCGTACGACGATCGCGGTCGGTTTGGTTCACAAGTTCTGACGCCCGAAACAACGCGGGAGCCGAGGCCTGACGGCCCGCGCCCGCATCTCACGAGGACTTCCATCATGTCATTCGTTCGAAAGTTCGCCGCCGTTGCGGCCGGTGCTTTCCTTGCCGTCGGGTGCGCGCAGGCGCTCGAAAACACCGTCGCCCCCGACATGACCGCACCGCTTGCGA
It encodes:
- the murJ gene encoding murein biosynthesis integral membrane protein MurJ, with protein sequence MSLIKSAATISGLTLVSRITGVIRDMLIARYFGASAETDAFYVAFRLPNMLRRLFAEGAFQQAFVPMLSDVRERESPERGAAFVDHVFTILGAAVLAASVLGVLCSPLLVWAIAGGMSENGEAFDLAVALTRFMFPYIAFMSLVALAASILNTLKHFAIPAATPILLNLSFIGCTILVAPRLEEPIWALAGAVMLGGVLQLGAQWVALARLGVRLRPRAFGTSLADADVRRVLKLMVPALFGVGVAQLSILINTNIASHLGHGAVTWLNYADRLMEFPTALLGVALGTVLLPGLSAAFAKNDLERYNGLLDHGLRLVVLVGLPASVGLWLTADALVAFLFQGRNFSPEDVRQTATAVVGYSAGLMGLIALKIVAPAFYARKDIRTPVRAAFASLVVVQLVNLAAVPLLAHAGLALSVGLGSCVNALTLLVILGKRRIYKPLAGWGVYALRVFLATALMGAALYWVQDGQDWTQLGWAYRALGVALLVAGAAVLYFGVLFVTGWRLRDLRPAKN
- a CDS encoding YgiW/YdeI family stress tolerance OB fold protein: MLTKKTAVSIVSAFALFAGVTALQAAPQGFDPAPQNAAVPAGPQGFDPVNVPKTVAEVKKNGYDDQHVVLKGRFTKQLSREKFEFTDDTGTIVAELDDDRNWSHIRKDAPVEITAEIERERLGTVIELDVKSARAL
- a CDS encoding helix-turn-helix transcriptional regulator — protein: MQFRKRVRLYEARKLLLSHRMNVAGSSFAVGYESSS
- a CDS encoding NAD(P)H-dependent oxidoreductase, which translates into the protein MWHFPFYWYSVPALMKTWMDAVLTRGFAFGTGGTALHGKKLVLSFTTAAPAEEYVRGGGMGWPVKDFLPLLMQTARLCGLEMLTPIWTCGAMYVPGVSTEDDLRRVLEAADAHAERLSAEIESVEKSA
- a CDS encoding putative quinol monooxygenase, whose translation is MGRESMRLEPGVRVLYSLQAKKDPTSFAILEIYESEEAYRHHIRTLHFRKYKEGTADMVTSLELVDCDPLVPEALIKP
- a CDS encoding porin, with the protein product MTRLTRSASAAALALAIFGMFGTAQAADVEVYGRLDTGFLYTINHGDAQDTAEMTSGRSTGSRWGLKGSEALTNDGWAVHFVLESGFDSDTGEFSSSGKLFGRQSTLSLYHRSYGELAFGRSGKPMSGSDQFTRIGRFTPFGVTYGDAGLLFYGKGGRVDNGIFYQSPKLAGFRVVLAGSLNTSGTEAEKWNDNNRFLGGTVDYTYGNFGVMVGAERIFMSDEDYADNDDADPTTLFVGAKYDFGFMELMGGYQRGWGLDRVGALQSIKIGKHGEVAKNAQIKDWDGNSYMIGARIPAWGGSVRLSGIYVEGENSRNIANNNVGDLGRDAGYYALGAGYIYPFSKRTNVYGVLSHLEGRKGLAKDYNIYNGDGDLDRTTIAVGLVHKF